A single genomic interval of Juglans regia cultivar Chandler chromosome 1, Walnut 2.0, whole genome shotgun sequence harbors:
- the LOC108995994 gene encoding MDIS1-interacting receptor like kinase 2-like — protein sequence MKTDTKPPPLILNILLLFLLLQSITASPATQAEALVKWRNSLSVPPPFTSWSLTNLNNLCNWTSIVCDSSETVSEINLSSTNLNGTLLQFNFTPFLNLTRFDLSNNNLSGSIPPAIGNLSKLTYLDLGLNYFDNKIPPEIGRLTELRYLSFFSNYLNGSVPYQLNNLQKVWYLDLGSNYLVDPDWSRFSAMPLLTHLSFSFNEIHSGFPGYIIDCQNLTFLDLSLNKFNGSIPEMLFSNLGKLEYLNLTDNLFQGPLSPNFPQLSKVKHLLLGRNQFSGLIPEDIGSMSKLQIIELYNNLLEGTIPSSIGQLRELRELRLGINALNSSIPFELGFCTNLTVLALAINSLTGELPLSLTNLTGITDLGLSDNSLSGEISPYFLSSWTELISLQIQNNNFTGEIHPQIGLLTNLNYLYLYKNKLSGSIPSEIGNLKDLVELDLSTNQFSGPIPLTLWSLTNLKKLQLFENNLSGTILPEIGNMTLLETIDLSANQISGELPDTISGLISLRSISLFTNNFSGTIPSDFGKYSKFLASVSFSNNSFSGDLPPELCSGFALHDITVNDNNFTGPMPECFKNCKQLSRARFERNQFNGDITNAFGVSPNLSFIGLSDNQFIGQISPEWGEFTSLSNLQIDRNRISGKIPVELAKLTKLQILSLSSNNLSGEVPSELRNLSLLYMLNLSRNDLTGEIPRSFGNLSELKELDLSENKLSGNIPRELANCEKLLSLDLSNNNLSGEIPPELGNLISLQYLLDLSSNSLSGTIPQNLAKLLTLESLNVSHNQLSGEIPASFSNMISLRNSSIDFSYNKLAGQIPTSKVFEEAPAKAYVGNSGLCGNAEGLDSCYADSKKKKDSKMVLLVVLIPVCGLLFLATIVVLLIICYRKTKLLDDESKRVEDFDEKAESMIWEKEGKFTFQDIVKATEDFNDKYCIGKGGFGSVYKAALSTGQIVAVKRLNMSDSSDIPAANRQTFENEIRMLTEVRHRNIIKLYGFCSIRGCMYLVYEYVERGSLGNVLYGVEGKVELDWVTRVKIVRGVAHAVSYLHHDCSPPIVHRDITVNNILLESEFEPRLADFGIARLLNPDTTNWTTIAGSYGYMAPELALTMRVTDKCDVYSFGVVALEVMMGRHPREVLASLSSSQPVSDDTEFLLKDVLDQGLPTPTGKIAEAVVFVVTRALLCVRDNPDSRPPMRFVEQELSGRIQACISDPFDTITISKLTSLEEINRSGIKG from the exons ATGAAAACAGATACCAAGCCGCCTCCTCTTATCCTTAACATTCTCTTGCTCTTCTTGCTTTTACAGAGCATCACAGCATCACCAGCGACTCAAGCAGAAGCTCTTGTCAAATGGAGAAACAGCCTCTCAGTTCCTCCTCCTTTCACTTCATGGTCCCTCACCAACCTCAACAACCTCTGCAATTGGACAAGCATTGTCTGCGACTCATCGGAAACTGTCTCAGAGATAAACCTCTCCAGCACCAACCTCAATGGAACCCTTCTCCAATTCAATTTCACTCCATTTCTTAACCTCACACGCTTTGATCTCAGCAACAACAATCTCAGTGGATCAATACCACCCGCCATTGGAAACCTCTCCAAGCTCACTTACTTGGACTTGGGCCTCAACTACTTCGACAACAAAATACCTCCAGAGATAGGCCGCTTAACGGAGCTTCGGTACCTAAGTTTCTTCAGCAACTATCTGAATGGTTCAGTCCCTTATCAGTTGAACAATCTTCAAAAGGTATGGTACTTAGACCTTGGTTCAAACTACTTAGTCGATCCTGACTGGTCCAGATTTTCGGCCATGCCTTTGTTGACCCATCTTAGCTTTtctttcaatgaaatccattcCGGATTCCCGGGATATATAATTGATTGTCAGAACTTGACGTTCTTGGACTTATCCCTGAATAAGTTCAATGGATCAATACCAGAAATGCTATTTTCCAATCTGGGCAAGCTCGAATACCTTAATCTCACTGATAATTTATTCCAAGGGCCACTGTCACCAAACTTTCCCCAGCTTTCCAAGGTCAAACATCTTCTTCTAGGACGAAACCAGTTCAGCGGTCTCATCCCTGAAGATATCGGTTCGATGTCGAAACTGCAAATTATAGAATTGTACAATAATTTATTGGAAGGGACAATTCCTTCTTCAATAGGCCAGCTCAGGGAGCTCAGGGAGCTTCGTCTTGGAATCAATGCCTTGAATTCTTCTATACCTTTTGAGCTTGGTTTTTGTACAAACCTCACCGTCTTAGCACTGGCCATAAATTCATTGACTGGTGAATTGCCTTTATCCTTGACAAACTTGACAGGCATTACCGATTTGGGTTTATCTGATAATTCGCTTTCTGGTGAGATCTCACCTTATTTTCTATCCAGTTGGACCGAGCTGATCTCGTTGCAGATTCAGAACAATAATTTCACTGGAGAAATTCATCCACAAATAGGCCTATTGACCAACCTCAACTACCTTtatctgtataagaataaactCTCTGGCTCAATTCCCTCGGAGATTGGGAACTTGAAAGATTTAGTGGAGTTGGACCTCTCAACAAACCAGTTCTCCGGTCCCATTCCTCTAACATTGTGGAGCCTCACAAATCTTAAAAAGTTGCAGCTTTTCGAAAATAATCTAAGTGGCACAATATTACCGGAGATTGGAAATATGACATTGCTGGAAACTATTGATCTCAGTGCTAACCAAATCTCTGGGGAGTTGCCGGACACCATTTCTGGCCTCATTAGTTTACGGTCGATCTCTCTTTTCACCAACAACTTCTCGGGCACTATTCCAAGTGACTTTGGGAAGTATAGTAAATTTTTGGCCAGTGTCAGTTTTTCCAACAACAGCTTCTCTGGAGACCTACCACCTGAATTGTGTAGCGGCTTTGCTCTTCATGATATCACCGTGAATGACAACAACTTCACCGGGCCAATGCCTGAGTGCTTCAAAAATTGTAAACAACTAAGTAGAGCACGTTTTGAACGGAACCAATTCAATGGAGACATTACAAATGCGTTTGGAGTTTCTCCAAATCTTTCTTTCATTGGGCTTAGTGACAATCAGTTTATCGGTCAAATCTCCCCAGAATGGGGAGAATTTACATCTCTCTCTAATTTACAGATTGACAGAAACAGAATTTCAGGCAAGATCCCAGTTGAGCTTGCGAAGTTGACTAAATTGCAAATTTTAAGTCTGAGCTCCAACAACTTGTCCGGGGAAGTTCCAAGTGAACTGAGAAATCTAAGTCTGCTATACATGCTCAATCTGAGCAGGAATGATTTGACAGGAGAGATTCCTCGAAGTTTTGGAAATTTGAGTGAGCTTAAGGAACTTGATTTGTCTGAGAACAAATTGAGTGGGAACATACCCAGAGAGCTTGCTAATTGTGAAAAATTATTGAGCTTGGACCTCAGCAACAACAACCTATCAGGTGAAATACCACCTGAGCTTGGTAACTTAATTTCATTGCAGTACTTGTTGGACCTTAGCAGCAATTCACTCTCAGGAACAATCCCTCAAAACCTTGCAAAGCTTTTGACATTGGAGAGTCTTAATGTTTCACATAACCAACTCTCAGGGGAAATCCCAGCATCATTCTCCAACATGATTAGTCTACGCAACAGCTCCATAGATTTTTCTTACAATAAGCTAGCAGGTCAGATCCCAACAAGTAAAGTTTTTGAAGAAGCACCCGCAAAAGCTTATGTTGGAAACTCAGGCTTGTGTGGAAATGCAGAAGGGTTGGATTCCTGTTACGCAgactccaaaaagaaaaaggattcTAAGATGGTTCTACTAGTTGTCCTCATTCCGGTATGTGGCCTGTTATTTCTTGCTACAATAGTTGTCTTACTCATAATATGTTACCGGAAAACCAAACTCCTTGATGATGAAAGCAAAAGAGTTGAAGACTTTGATGAGAAGGCGGAGTCTATGATATGGGAAAAAGAAGGTAAATTCACATTCCAAGATATTGTGAAGGCCACAGAGGACTTCAACGACAAGTACTGCATTGGAAAAGGTGGATTTGGAAGCGTTTACAAAGCAGCATTGTCAACCGGTCAAATTGTTGCAGTTAAAAGGCTTAACATGTCAGACTCTAGTGACATTCCAGCAGCCAATCGCCAGACTTTTGAGAACGAGATTCGCATGTTAACTGAAGTTAGGCACCGGAATATCATCAAGCTTTACGGGTTCTGTTCCATTAGAGGGTGCATGTACTTGGTTTACGAATATGTGGAGAGAGGCAGCTTAGGAAATGTGTTGTATGGGGTGGAAGGGAAAGTGGAGCTTGATTGGGTTACCAGGGTGAAAATTGTGCGGGGTGTGGCTCATGCAGTTTCTTACCTGCACCATGATTGCTCTCCACCAATTGTGCACCGAGACATAACTGTGAATAACATATTACTTGAGTCAGAGTTCGAACCAAGGCTCGCAGATTTTGGCATTGCAAGATTGCTAAACCCAGATACAACTAACTGGACAACAATTGCCGGGTCTTATGGTTACATGGCTCCAG AGCTTGCTCTCACCATGCGAGTAACGGATAAATGCGATGTTTATAGCTTCGGAGTGGTGGCATTAGAAGTTATGATGGGAAGGCACCCAAGGGAGGTCCTAGCTTCCCTGTCATCATCCCAACCAGTTTCAGACGACACAGAATTTTTGTTGAAGGATGTGCTGGACCAAGGACTCCCAACACCAACAGGCAAAATAGCAGAGGCTGTAGTGTTTGTAGTGACCAGAGCTTTACTATGTGTGCGTGACAATCCAGATTCACGGCCTCCCATGCGTTTTGTGGAACAAGAACTGTCAGGTCGAATACAAGCTTGCATTTCTGACCCTTTTGACACCATCACCATTAGCAAGCTTACCAGCCTTGAAGAAATAAACCGAAGTGGCATTAAAGGGTAG
- the LOC108995995 gene encoding MDIS1-interacting receptor like kinase 2-like produces the protein MKTDTKPSPLILNILLLFLLSQSITASPATQAEALVKWRNSLSVPPPFTSWSLTNLNNLCNWTSIVCDSSEIVSEINLSSTNLNGTLLQFNFTPFLNLTRFDLSNNNLSGSIPPAIGNLSKLTYLDLGLNYFDNKIPPEIGRLTELRYLSFFSNYLNGSVPYQLNNLQKVWYLDLGSNYLVDPDWSRFSAMPLLTHLSFSFNEIHSGFPGYIIDCQNLTFLDLSLNKFNGSIPEMLFSNLGKLEYLNLTDNLFQGPLSPNFPKLSKLKHLLLGRNQFSGLIPEDIDSMSKLQIIELCNNSLEGTIPSSIGQLRELWKLDLRNNALNSYIPFELGFCTNLTFLALATNSMTGELPLSLTNLTSITELGLSDNSLSGEISPYFLSSWTELISLQIQNNNFTGEIHPQIGLLTKLKYLYLYKNKLSGSIPSKVGNLKDIVELDLSTNQLSGPIPLTLWSLTNLKKLQLFNNNLSGTISLEIRYLTSLEILDLSANQISGELPDTISDLKSLRSISLFTNNFSGTIPSDFGKYSPFLANVSFSNNSFSGDLPPELCSGFALHDITVNDNNFTGRLPECLKNCSQLSRARFERNRFNGDITNVFGVSPNLSFIGLSDNQFIGQISPDWGEFTSLSNLQIDRNKISGKIPVELAKLTQLQILSLSSNNLSGEVPSELRNLSLLYKLNLSRNDLTGEIPRSFGNLSELKELDLSENKLSGNIPRELANCEKLLSLDLSNNNLSGEIPPELGNLISLQYLLDLTSNSLSGTIPQNLAKLSTLESLNVSHNQLSGEIPASFSNMVSLRNSSIDFSYNKLVGQIPTSRVFEEAPAKAYVGNSGLCGNAEGLNSCYADPKKKKDSKIVLLVVLIPVCGLLFLATIVVLLIICYRKTKLLDDESKRVEDFDEKAESLIWGREGKFTFQDIVKATEDFNDKYLIGKGGFGSVYKAALSTGQIVAVKRLNMSDSSDIPAANRQTFENEIRMLTEVRHRNIIKLYGFCSIRGCIYLVYEYGERGSLGNVLNGVEGKVELDWVTRVKIVRGVAHAVSYLHHDCSPPIVHRDITVNNILLESEFRPRLSDFGIARLLNPDITSWTTIAGSYGYMAPELALTMRVTDKCDVYSFGVVALEVMMGRHPRELLASLSSSQPVLDSTEFLLKDVLDQGLPTPTGKIAEAVVFVVTKALLCVRHNPDSRPPMRFVEQELVGRTQACISDPIKLTSLKERKI, from the exons ATGAAAACAGATACCAAGCCGTCTCCTCTTATCCTTAACATTCTCTTGCTCTTCTTGCTTTCACAGAGCATCACAGCATCACCAGCAACTCAAGCAGAAGCTCTTGTCAAATGGAGAAACAGCCTCTCAGTTCCTCCTCCTTTCACTTCATGGTCCCTCACCAACCTCAACAACCTCTGCAATTGGACAAGCATTGTCTGCGACTCATCGGAAATTGTCTCAGAGATAAACCTCTCCAGCACCAACCTCAATGGAACCCTTCTCCAATTCAATTTCACTCCATTTCTTAACCTCACACGCTTTGATCTCAGCAACAACAATCTCAGTGGATCAATACCACCCGCCATTGGAAACCTCTCCAAGCTCACTTACTTGGACTTGGGCCTCAACTACTTCGACAACAAAATACCTCCAGAGATAGGCCGCTTAACGGAGCTTCGGTACCTAAGTTTCTTCAGCAACTATCTGAATGGTTCAGTCCCTTATCAGTTGAACAATCTTCAAAAGGTATGGTACTTAGACCTTGGTTCAAACTACTTAGTCGATCCTGACTGGTCCAGATTTTCGGCCATGCCTTTGTTGACCCATCTTAGCTTTtctttcaatgaaatccattcCGGATTCCCGGGATATATAATTGATTGTCAGAACTTGACGTTCTTGGACTTATCCCTGAATAAGTTCAATGGATCAATACCAGAAATGCTATTTTCCAATCTGGGCAAGCTCGAATACCTTAATCTTACCGATAATTTATTCCAAGGGCCACTGTCACCAAACTTTCCCAAGCTTTCCAAGCTCAAACATCTTCTTCTAGGACGAAACCAGTTCAGCGGTCTCATCCCTGAAGATATCGATTCGATGTCGAAACTGCAAATTATAGAACTGTGCAATAATTCATTGGAAGGGACAATTCCTTCTTCAATAGGCCAGCTCAGGGAGCTCTGGAAGCTTGATCTCAGAAACAATGCCTTGAATTCTTATATACCTTTTGAGCTTGGCTTTTGTACAAACCTCACCTTCTTGGCACTGGCCACAAATTCAATGACCGGCGAATTGCCTTTATCCTTGACCAACTTGACAAGCATTACCGAATTAGGTTTATCTGATAATTCGCTTTCTGGTGAGATCTCACCTTATTTTCTATCCAGTTGGACCGAGCTGATCTCGTTGCAGATTCAGAACAATAATTTCACTGGAGAAATTCATCCACAAATAGGCCTATTGACCAAGCTCAAATACCTTtatctgtataagaataaactCTCTGGCTCAATTCCCTCGAAGGTTGGGAACTTGAAAGATATAGTAGAGTTGGACCTTTCAACAAACCAGCTCTCCGGTCCCATTCCTCTAACATTGTGGAGCCTCACAAATCTTAAAAAGTTGCAGCTTTTCAACAATAATCTTAGTGGCACAATATCGCTGGAGATTAGATATCTGACATCGCTGGAAATTCTTGATCTCAGTGCTAACCAAATCTCTGGGGAGTTGCCGGACACCATTTCTGACCTCAAGAGTTTACGGTCGATCTCTCTTTTCACCAACAACTTCTCGGGCACTATTCCAAGTGACTTTGGGAAGTATAGTCCTTTTCTGGCCAATGTTAGCTTTTCCAACAACAGCTTCTCTGGAGACCTGCCACCTGAATTGTGTAGCGGCTTTGCTCTTCATGACATCACCGTGAATGACAACAACTTCACCGGGCGATTGCCAGAGTGCTTAAAAAATTGTTCACAACTAAGTAGAGCGCGTTTTGAACGGAACCGATTCAATGGAGACATTACAAATGTATTTGGAGTTTCTCCAAATCTTTCTTTCATTGGGCTTAGTGACAATCAGTTTATCGGTCAAATCTCACCAGACTGGGGAGAATTTACATCTCTCTCTAATTTACAGATTGACAGAAACAAAATTTCAGGCAAGATCCCAGTTGAGCTTGCGAAGTTGACTCAATTGCAAATTTTAAGTCTGAGCTCCAACAACTTGTCCGGGGAAGTTCCAAGTGAACTAAGAAATCTAAGTCTGCTATACAAGCTCAATCTGAGCAGGAATGATTTGACAGGAGAGATTCCTCGAAGTTTTGGCAATTTGAGTGAGCTTAAGGAACTTGATTTGTCTGAGAACAAATTGAGTGGGAACATACCCCGAGAGCTTGCTAATTGTGAAAAATTATTGAGCTTGGACCTGAGCAACAACAACCTATCAGGTGAAATACCACCTGAGCTTGGTAACTTAATTTCATTGCAGTACTTGTTGGACCTTACCAGCAATTCACTCTCAGGAACAATCCCTCAAAACCTTGCAAAGCTTTCGACATTGGAGAGTCTTAATGTTTCACATAACCAACTCTCGGGGGAAATCCCAGCATCATTCTCCAACATGGTTAGTCTACGCAACAGCTCCATTGATTTTTCTTACAATAAGCTAGTAGGTCAGATCCCAACAAGTAGAGTTTTCGAAGAAGCACCCGCAAAAGCTTATGTTGGAAACTCAGGCTTGTGTGGAAATGCAGAAGGGCTGAATTCCTGTTATGCAgaccccaaaaagaaaaaggattcTAAGATTGTTCTACTAGTTGTCCTCATTCCGGTATGTGGCCTGTTATTTCTTGCTACAATAGTTGTCTTACTCATAATATGTTACCGGAAAACCAAACTCCTTGATGATGAAAGCAAAAGAGTTGAAGACTTTGATGAGAAGGCGGAGTCTTTGATATGGGGAAGAGAAGGTAAATTCACATTCCAAGATATTGTGAAGGCCACAGAGGACTTCAACGACAAGTACCTCATTGGAAAAGGTGGATTTGGAAGCGTATACAAAGCAGCATTGTCAACCGGTCAGATTGTTGCAGTTAAAAGGCTTAACATGTCAGACTCTAGTGACATTCCAGCAGCCAATCGCCAGACTTTTGAGAACGAGATTCGCATGTTAACTGAAGTTAGGCACCGGAATATCATCAAGCTTTACGGGTTCTGTTCCATTAGAGGGTGCATATACTTGGTTTACGAATATGGGGAGAGAGGCAGCTTAGGAAATGTGTTGAATGGAGTGGAAGGGAAAGTGGAGCTTGATTGGGTTACAAGGGTGAAAATTGTGCGGGGTGTGGCTCATGCAGTTTCTTACCTGCACCATGATTGCTCTCCACCAATTGTGCATCGAGACATAACTGTGAATAACATATTACTCGAGTCAGAGTTTAGACCAAGACTCTCAGATTTTGGCATTGCAAGATTGCTAAACCCAGATATAACTAGCTGGACAACAATTGCCGGGTCTTATGGCTACATGGCTCCAG AGCTTGCTCTCACCATGCGAGTAACGGATAAATGCGATGTTTATAGCTTCGGAGTGGTGGCATTAGAAGTTATGATGGGAAGGCATCCAAGGGAGCTCCTAGCTTCCCTGTCATCATCCCAACCAGTTTTAGACAGCACAGAATTTTTGTTGAAGGATGTGCTGGACCAAGGACTCCCAACACCAACAGGCAAAATAGCAGAGGCTGTAGTGTTTGTAGTGACCAAAGCTTTACTATGTGTGCGTCACAATCCAGATTCAAGGCCTCCCATGCGTTTTGTGGAACAAGAACTGGTGGGTCGAACACAAGCTTGCATTTCAGACCCTATAAAGCTTACCAGtcttaaagaaagaaaaatttaa
- the LOC108995923 gene encoding MDIS1-interacting receptor like kinase 2-like has protein sequence MEKQSFSSFSSSSSFMVTIQPQQPLQLDSHCLPDQRNSLRDKRLLHLPHWNTCPFQFQLISHSHPLGPQQQQFKRINTTSHWKPLQAHSDLETNSFEDEIPSEIGQIMELQYLSLFNNSLNGTIPNQLCSIKGCIYLVYEYVERGSLGKVLYGVNEKVELDWGTRVNIVQGVAHAIAYLHHDCFPPIVHRDIIVNNILLESDFKPRLSDFGIARLLDPKKINWTTIAGSYGYMAPELALTMQVTEKCDVYSFGVVTLEVMMGRHPRELLASLSSSQSTMAKLVTDNKEFLLKDVLDQGFPPPTGQIVEAVVFVVTVALGMVNYNPKSQPPSILWHKNCHHYQVHQP, from the exons ATGGAAAAACAGTCTTTCTCCTCCTTTTCCTCCTCCTCTAGCTTCATGGTCACTATCCAACCTCAACAACCTTTGCAACTAGACAGCCATTGCCTGCCAGACCAACGGAACAGTCTCCGAGATAAACGTCTCCTACACCTACCTCACTGGAACACTTGCCCATTTCAATTTCAGCTCATTTCCCATTCTCACCCGCTTGGGCCTCAACAACAACAATTTAAGCGGATCAATACCACCAGCCATTGGAAACCTCTCCAAGCTCACTCGGACTTGGAAACCAACAGTTTTGAAGACGAAATTCCTTCTGAGATAGGCCAGATAATGGAGCTTCAGTATCTCAGTCTTTTCAACAACAGTCTGAATGGCACCATCCCCAATCAACTCTGCTCCATTAAGGGGTGCATATACTTGGTTTACGAATATGTAGAGAGAGGCAGTTTGGGAAAGGTGTTGTATGGGGTGAATGAGAAAGTGGAACTGGACTGGGGTACACGGGTGAATATTGTGCAAGGTGTGGCTCATGCAATTGCTTACTTGCACCATGATTGCTTTCCGCCAATTGTGCACCGAGACATAATTGTGAATAACATATTGCTCGAGTCAGACTTCAAGCCAAGGCTTTCAGATTTTGGCATTGCAAGATTGTTGGACCCCAAAAAGATAAACTGGACAACAATTGCTGGGTCTTATGGCTACATGGCTCCTG AGCTTGCACTCACAATGCAGGTAACTGAAAAATGTGACGTTTATAGCTTTGGAGTGGTGACACTAGAAGTTATGATGGGAAGGCACCCAAGGGAGCTCCTAGCTTCCTTGTCATCATCCCAATCGACAATGGCAAAATTAGTCACAGATAATAAAGAGTTTCTTCTAAAGGATGTGCTAGACCAAGGTTTCCCACCACCCACAGGCCAAATAGTAGAGGCAGTGGTGTTTGTAGTAACTGTGGCGTTAGGAATGGTAAATTACAATCCAAAGTCACAACCCCCAAGCATTTTGTGGCACAAAAATTGTCATCATTACCAAGTTCACCAACCTTAA